Below is a genomic region from Sutterella megalosphaeroides.
GTGCCGGGGAAGCGGGCGCGCACCTGGCGCGCGCCCTGCCAGTCGATTTCAAGAAGGACGTCGTTCCCCGCGGCCATTTCCTTTTCGATCCACACGCGGCTCGTGCCGTAGTGGTTGCCGTGAACGAGGGCGGACTCGAGGAAGTCGCCGCGCTGCTCCATGTCGCGGAATTCCTGTTCGGTGACGAAGTGGTATTCGCGGCCGTTTTCTTCGCCCGGACGCGGATCGCGCGTCGTGTGCGAAATGGAAAGCTTGATGGCGGGTTCGCGTGCGAGGAGCGCGTTGACGAGCGTCGACTTGCCGGCACCCGACGGGGCCGTCACAAGAAAGAGTCGCCCGGGGTGCACCGGGGTGAGAAGCTGTTCGGTCATGGTAGGTCCCACAAAGAAACGGTTATTCGAGGTTCTGGATCTGTTCGCGCAGCTGCTCGATCACGATCTTCAAGGCGAGCGACGCGTTCGTCATTTCGATCGCGGCCGCCTTCGAGCCGAGCGTGTTGGCTTCGCGGTTCATTTCCTGCGCCATGAAGTCGAGTCGACGACCGACGGGGCCGCCCTTTTCGAGAATGCGGCGCACTTCGGCGATGTGGGTGAGGAGACGGTTGATCTCTTCGTCGACGTCGAGGCGAATGGCGTAGAGGGTCACTTCCTGACGGATGCGGTCCGACACTTCCGCGGGGTCGAGCGTGCTCTTTTCCGTGAGCGTGCGCGCAAGCGCCGTTTCGAGGCGCTCGGTGAGCTTGCCTTCGATGTGTTCGATGATGCGCGGAATCTCGCCGCGCACTTCCGTGACGGTCGCTTCCATGCGGTCGCAGTAGCCGCGGATGACGTCGGCCAGGGCCGCGCCCTCGCGGGCGCGGGCGGCGCAAAAGCCCTCGAGCGCCTTATCGAGCACGGCCAAGACGTCGCGCGTCACCGCATCGCGGTCCGTGGCGGGATGCGCGGCGATGCCGGGCATCTCGAGAATCTCCGCTACCGACAAGGGCCGCGCGTCGCGCGCCGTGTCGAGGATCGACTGCTGAAGGGCCATCAATCGTTCGAGCGATTCGCGGTGCACCGAGGCGGGCATTGCCGCGTCGTTCTGGCGCAGCGACACGCGCACTTCGAGCTTGCCGCGGCCCACGCGCTTCTGGAGCGTTTCGCGAATGAGCGGCTCCGTAAAGCGCAGTGCGTCGTCGATGCGCAGCGTGAGGTCGAGAAAGCGCGAATTGACCGCGCGACATTCGACGGCCACGGTGCCGAGCGGCGTGGAGCCGTCGGCGAGGGCGTAACCGGTCATGCTGGAAACATGGGCCATGGAGATCCTCTTCTTCGAGAAAAAACAAAAACGGCACCGCGGTGTTCGTCGTCCCGATCGGTCCGCGGCCGGCCGTGCCCGGCATTTTAAGAAAGATCCGAACGGGAAACCACAGAGAAGCCCTCTTGGTTTACCGAAAAGCCGTTCGGCGAAGATCTTCGGTCTTTCGCCCCCTCAAGGAACAGGGCGCCCCGAGAGTTCGGCCTCAAGCCGTCGTCGCGGCGTTTTGAAGAGCACCCGCCAGTCGGCCGGACGCGGATGGAGCGACACGTGCTCTTCGGAGCGGCGCAACCACTGCCACGGTTCGTCAAAGAGCGCCGCGCGCACGTCGATTCCCGTGTCGGTGCGCTTCCAGTCTCCGGCGTCGCGCAAAAGGGCGAGGTCGCGCTTTACTTGAGAAACGTTGGCGCTTACGACCGAAGCGAGCAGTTCGACGGGAAGCGACGGCGCAATGCGCACGCGGTCGCCCGCAAGCTCCCCGTAGACGAGTCCCCAGGTGAGGGCCCAGAGCAAAAGTCGCATCCGTACGGACAAAAGCGCGATGGCGCCGAACCCGATACGATCCGACTGAAGGCAGAGGTCGAGCTCGGCGGCGGCGAGTTCCAGGAGCTCGGGCTCGGCGCGAAGCCGCGCTTTGAGGGCCGCGCGCGGCGCGAACACCACCCGGGCGGGCGTGAGCGTCACGTAGCGACCGATCCCGGGGCGCTCGGACCAAAAGCAGTGGTTGCCGCCGAGAATACGCCCCGGAATGCTGAGTGCGATCGCACTTGCCTTCTGGTTGAGGGGACTTCCGAAGGCGCGCGCCCCGAGCCCGTCCGTGAGGAGCACGAGCGCGCCGAAGCTCGTCTGGGGCGGAAACACGTACGCTCCCGCATCGAGTTCGACCGTCCGACCGACTTCGCGCATGAGGTCCGCGAGCACCCGGGGAACTTTCGGCGTCACCCAGGGCATCACGGGGTCCGAGGCCAAACGCAACTCGGGTGCAACGGCCGACGGCCGGCTCGACGCGTCCGCGTCGAACCGTTGGTCGAGGAGCGCGGCGAGCATCGACGCGCCGCTTCGTATGGGCGAGACGGTCGGATTCGGCATGTCGGTTTCCTTTCGCATTCCTAATGTCGTTTCCCGTCGCCGCGGGCACGGCCGTCGGCGACTTAGGGGGCGATCATCCCGATGATGAACTGTTTCCTTTCGAGCGTCTCTAGGAAAAAGTCCCGACCGTGAAGCGGCTCTTTTGAACCTGTTGCGCGAAGCCGCGCATTTCGAAAATGACGGGGTCGGGAGCTCAAAGCGAAAAAGGACTCCTTCGCATTTCGTGCTCCGTTCGGACTTCAACGTGAAGGTTTTTCAAAAAAAGGAAAGATTATGCGCATTCGGACTCTCACCGCGGCTCTCGCCGCACTCGGTACGATCGCGTCGGCTCCCGCCTGGGCCGATCGTACGTACGACGTCGACGTGGCGGTCGTCGGGGCGGGCGCCTCGGGGACGGTTGCGGGCGTGAGCGCCGTCGAAGGCGGGCTCTCCGTCGTGATGCTGGAGAAAAACGCCTATGCGGGCGGTGCGGGGAACTTCATGGAAGGAAGTTTCGCCGCGGAAAGCTTCATGCAGAAGAAGGCGGGCGTGACGCTCACGAAGACGGAAGCCTTCAAGCAGATGGCGCAGTATCACCACTGGCGATTCAACGCGCCGCTTATGAAGAAGTTCGTCGACCTTTCGGGCGACACGATCCAATGGGTGTGGGATCACGGCGTGCACTGGAAAGAAGTCAAAACGGCCTGGCGCGACAAGAAGGATCTCACATGGCACATCTATCCGTCGGCGGGGTCGCTTCCGAAGGCGATGGTGGAGCACTTCAAGAAGGGCGGCGGCACACTGCTTCTCTCGACGCCCGCTCAAAAGCTCATCACCGAAAACGGCCGCGTTGCGGGCGTTGAAGCGGTCGACAAGGACGGTGAAAAGGTGACGGTCAAGGCGAAGTACGTCATTCTCGCCACGGGCGGCTACAACTTCGATACCGACCTCGTCAAAAAGACGACCGGGATCGAGATGATTCCGGTCGGCTCCCCGGGACGCACGGGCGACGGCATCAAGATGGCGTTTTCCGTCGGGGCGGTCGGCGACAACATGGGTCCGATGATGATCAACGGCGCCTTCATGCCCGCCGAAGGCGAGGCGATTTGCAACGGGCCCAACAAAGAGCTGCGCGCGATCTTCCGTCAGGGACTCCTTTACGTCGACGCTACCGGGAACCGCTTCTTCGACGAAGAACTGACGATCGACTGGCCGACCGCCTCGAACGCGATCGCGCGCTCGGGCGAATGGACGTACGTCGTCTTCGACGAAACGACGAAGAAGGAACTCGAAACGGAAGGGAAGGGTTACCTCAACCCGTGCGGGAACTTCATTCAGCGCCATCAGAAGGCGACCGAACTCGACCGCCTGATCGAAGCGAATGAAAAGCTCGGCAACGTCTTTGTGGGTAACACGATCGAAGAGGTCGCAAAGAAGGCCGGGATGGATCCCGCCACGCTCAAGCGCTCGTGCGACAACATGACGAAATTCGCCCGTCAGGGTCGTGACGACCAGTTCGGCAAAGATCCCTACTACCTGCGCGAAGTCGCCACGGGACCCTTCTACGTGATCCGCGGGAAGCTCAATACGCTCACGTCCCTGAACGGCGTCAAGGTGACGGAAAACCTCGAAGTGCTCGACAAGAACGACCGCGTGATTCCGGGGCTCTACGCGACCGGGCACGACGCGGGCGGCGTCTACGGCGACAGCTACGACTTGAAGGTGGGCGAAGGGACCGCCTCGGCCTTCGCCATCAACTCGGGCCGCATGGCCGTGATGGACATCCTCGCGAAGGAAAAGGCCGCGAAGGCGACGAAGTAAGCGCTCGAGAGTCATCCAAGAAGCACCCGAGAAGAGCCGTTCGGTTGGAAGAGAACCGGACGGCTCTTTCTTCGTTCTCCGCCGAGTCCTCTCGAGCGCAGCGCTCGTTTCTCACCCGTCGCGCGCGCCTTTGCTACGATGACGGCGCCAATCGTTCCTCATCGGAGACCACTCATGACCGAAGCAAATCGGACCCAGACTTATCCCGCCCGTCCCGACGGGCGTTCGGACGACGCGTTGCGTCCCACCGTGTTCGTGCGTCGTTACACGAAGTACGCCGAAGGGAGCGTGCTCGTCTGTGCGGGCGACACGAAGGTGATCTGCACGGCGAGCGTCGAAGCGGGCGTTCCGCCCTTTCTGCGCGGTCGCGGCGAAGGCTGGGTGACGGCCGAGTACGGCCTTTTGCCGCGTGCGACCGGCACGCGCTGCGACCGCGAAGCGGCGCGCGGCAAGCAGACGGGCCGCACGCAGGAAATCCAACGCCTGATCGGGCGGAGCCTTCGCGCCGTCGTCGACCGCAAGAAGCTCGGAGAATTCACGATCAAGATCGACTGCGACGTGATCCAGGCCGACGGCGGCACGCGTTGCGCCTCGATCACGGGCGCCTGGGTGGCGTTGCGCGACGCGGTGACGGGGATGCTCGAAAAGGGTGATATCACCGAAGACCCGATTCTCGCGCAGGTGAGCGCCGTCTCGGTGGGCGTCTCGAACGGCCGCCCCGTGCTCGACCTCAATTACGTCGAAGACAGCTCGAGCGACACGGACATGAACGTCGTCATGACGAGCGAAGGGAAGTTCGTCGAAATTCAGGGGACGGCCGAGGGCGTCCCCTTTTCCGAAGAAGAGCTCGCCGCGCTTTTGGCGCTCGCGAAGCGCGGCAACTTGGAGCTTGCGCGCCTGCAGCGCGAAGCGCTCGCCGCTCCTCTCTGATACGCGAATCCATCCGTTTTTGCTTTGGAAGAACACTCATGACGACTCCCGATACGACGAAAACCCTCGTGCTCGCCTCGAACAACGCGGGCAAGGTCCGCGAATTCCAGGCGATGTTCGGCGAACTCGGCATCCGCATCGTCCCGCAGGGCGAGCTCGGCGTCGGTTCGGCGGACGAGCCCTTCGGCACGTTCCTCGAAAACGCGCTTGCGAAAGCCCGCCACGCCGCGCGCGAAACGGGTTTGCCCGCCATGGCGGACGACTCGGGCATTTGCGCGGACGCCCTCGGCGGGTGTCCGGGCGTGCATTCCGCGCGCTTTGCGGGCGGGCACGACGATGCGGCCAACAACCGCCTGCTCGTTGAGAAGCTCCAAGGCGCCGCCACGCGCCGCGCGCACTACACGTGCCTTCTGGTGGCGGTGCGCCACCCCGAGGACCCCGAGCCGCTCGTTGCCGAAGGCGTCTGGCAGGGCGAAATCGTCGACGAGGCCGCGGGCGACGGGGGCTTCGGCTACGACCCGCACTTTTACGTGCCCGAATTCGGTAAGACCGCCGCGGAACTCACGGCCGAAGAGAAAAACCGCGTGAGCCATCGCGCCCGGGCGCTTGCAGCCATGGCCGAACTCATGCGCGCGCGGTGGATGTGATGACGACGCTCGACGCGCGCCGCAAGGCGCACGGGGCGAAAGCTCCGAGCCTTCCGCCCATGTCCTTGTACCTCCACTGGCCCTGGTGCGTGCGCAAGTGCCCGTACTGCGACTTCAATTCGCACCGGGCGCCTGCGGGCCTTGACGAGATGCGTTACGTCGAGGCGATGCTCGTCGATCTTGCCGCCTGGCCCGAGGCCGCCAAGCGCCGCCCCATCGAAACGATCTTTCTCGGGGGAGGCACTCCGAGCCTCATGTCGGGAGAAGCCCTGGAGCGGCTTCTTACGGGCGTGCGCTCGATCTGGCCCGTCACCGAGAATGCCGAAATCACGCTCGAAGCCAACCCCGGCACGGCCGACGAGGCGAAGTTCGAGCGCTTTCGCGCGGCGGGCGTCAATCGACTCTCGCTCGGGATTCAGAGTTTCTCGGACGAGCGCCTGAAGCGCCTCGGGCGCATTCACGATGCGGCGGGAGCCCGGCGCGCCGTCGCCGCGGCGGCGCGCGTCTTCGAGAATTTCAATCTCGACGTGATGTTCGCGCTTCCGGGCGAGACGCTCGAGATGCTGCGCGGCGAAGCGCGGGAAGCGGCGGACTCGGCCGCGACGCACCTCTCCTTCTATCAGCTCACGATCGAAGAGGGGACGGCCTTCGCAAAGCGCCCCCCGTCGGATCTTCCCGACGAGGATCTTGCGGCCGACATGGGCGAACTCGTCGAGCGGGTGCTTGCCGACGCGGGTTTTCGCCGCTACGAAGTGTCGGGCTATGCAAAGGAAGGCCGCCGCTGCCGCCACAACCTCAATTACTGGACCTACGGCGACTACGTCGCGGCGGGTGCGGGAGCGCACGGCAAGGTGACGCTCGCGAATCCGGACGGCACTTTTTCGGTGCGGCGCGAAGCGCGCTTTGCGTCGCCTGCCAAGTACCTCGCGGCAATCGAGTCGTGCGGGTCGGGGGCGGAAACGGCCTTTGAGGTCGAGTCCGAAGCACGCCCCTTCGAATTCATGCTGAACGCCCTGCGCCTCGCAGAGGGCGTCCCCGCGGAACTCTTCGAAGCGCGCACGGGGGTGCCGCTCTTCGTGATCGAGCTCAAACTCGAAGAGTTGCGCGCAAGCGGCC
It encodes:
- the gmk gene encoding guanylate kinase, with product MTEQLLTPVHPGRLFLVTAPSGAGKSTLVNALLAREPAIKLSISHTTRDPRPGEENGREYHFVTEQEFRDMEQRGDFLESALVHGNHYGTSRVWIEKEMAAGNDVLLEIDWQGARQVRARFPGTVGIFILPPSIEALEWRLNHRGTDSAQTITRRLLGAGAEMAHASEFEYVIINEDFDKALEEMVAVVTASRLAFGQQAVRHRTQFAALGVPVPPVA
- a CDS encoding FAD-dependent oxidoreductase — its product is MRIRTLTAALAALGTIASAPAWADRTYDVDVAVVGAGASGTVAGVSAVEGGLSVVMLEKNAYAGGAGNFMEGSFAAESFMQKKAGVTLTKTEAFKQMAQYHHWRFNAPLMKKFVDLSGDTIQWVWDHGVHWKEVKTAWRDKKDLTWHIYPSAGSLPKAMVEHFKKGGGTLLLSTPAQKLITENGRVAGVEAVDKDGEKVTVKAKYVILATGGYNFDTDLVKKTTGIEMIPVGSPGRTGDGIKMAFSVGAVGDNMGPMMINGAFMPAEGEAICNGPNKELRAIFRQGLLYVDATGNRFFDEELTIDWPTASNAIARSGEWTYVVFDETTKKELETEGKGYLNPCGNFIQRHQKATELDRLIEANEKLGNVFVGNTIEEVAKKAGMDPATLKRSCDNMTKFARQGRDDQFGKDPYYLREVATGPFYVIRGKLNTLTSLNGVKVTENLEVLDKNDRVIPGLYATGHDAGGVYGDSYDLKVGEGTASAFAINSGRMAVMDILAKEKAAKATK
- the rdgB gene encoding RdgB/HAM1 family non-canonical purine NTP pyrophosphatase; the protein is MTTPDTTKTLVLASNNAGKVREFQAMFGELGIRIVPQGELGVGSADEPFGTFLENALAKARHAARETGLPAMADDSGICADALGGCPGVHSARFAGGHDDAANNRLLVEKLQGAATRRAHYTCLLVAVRHPEDPEPLVAEGVWQGEIVDEAAGDGGFGYDPHFYVPEFGKTAAELTAEEKNRVSHRARALAAMAELMRARWM
- a CDS encoding YicC/YloC family endoribonuclease; the encoded protein is MAHVSSMTGYALADGSTPLGTVAVECRAVNSRFLDLTLRIDDALRFTEPLIRETLQKRVGRGKLEVRVSLRQNDAAMPASVHRESLERLMALQQSILDTARDARPLSVAEILEMPGIAAHPATDRDAVTRDVLAVLDKALEGFCAARAREGAALADVIRGYCDRMEATVTEVRGEIPRIIEHIEGKLTERLETALARTLTEKSTLDPAEVSDRIRQEVTLYAIRLDVDEEINRLLTHIAEVRRILEKGGPVGRRLDFMAQEMNREANTLGSKAAAIEMTNASLALKIVIEQLREQIQNLE
- the hemW gene encoding radical SAM family heme chaperone HemW; translated protein: MTTLDARRKAHGAKAPSLPPMSLYLHWPWCVRKCPYCDFNSHRAPAGLDEMRYVEAMLVDLAAWPEAAKRRPIETIFLGGGTPSLMSGEALERLLTGVRSIWPVTENAEITLEANPGTADEAKFERFRAAGVNRLSLGIQSFSDERLKRLGRIHDAAGARRAVAAAARVFENFNLDVMFALPGETLEMLRGEAREAADSAATHLSFYQLTIEEGTAFAKRPPSDLPDEDLAADMGELVERVLADAGFRRYEVSGYAKEGRRCRHNLNYWTYGDYVAAGAGAHGKVTLANPDGTFSVRREARFASPAKYLAAIESCGSGAETAFEVESEARPFEFMLNALRLAEGVPAELFEARTGVPLFVIELKLEELRASGLLVADPARIAPTEKGLLFLSDLQEAFLPEALAEFNGR
- the rph gene encoding ribonuclease PH, whose product is MTEANRTQTYPARPDGRSDDALRPTVFVRRYTKYAEGSVLVCAGDTKVICTASVEAGVPPFLRGRGEGWVTAEYGLLPRATGTRCDREAARGKQTGRTQEIQRLIGRSLRAVVDRKKLGEFTIKIDCDVIQADGGTRCASITGAWVALRDAVTGMLEKGDITEDPILAQVSAVSVGVSNGRPVLDLNYVEDSSSDTDMNVVMTSEGKFVEIQGTAEGVPFSEEELAALLALAKRGNLELARLQREALAAPL